A region of the Pirellulales bacterium genome:
GTGAGGACGCATCCGCACCGCGTTGAATTCCTTCTCCATCTTGTAGTCGATCCAGGTGGTGATCACATCCTTGGTGAAGACCTCGCCGCCGAGCAAGAACTCGTGATCCGCGTGTAGCGCGTTCAGCGCTTAGTCGAGCCAAC
Encoded here:
- a CDS encoding glutamine synthetase, with translation MLGGEVFTKDVITTWIDYKMEKEFNAVRMRPHPYEFCLYFDM